In Deltaproteobacteria bacterium, the DNA window TCGCCAGAAACTAAAAATCAGAATTGAAATGAGGGGCAGAATCAAAAAGAAAAGCAAAAACAGGGCGCCCGGTAGCGTTAGCAGGGTGAAACGAAAGTTTTGACTCTGCCGCAATCTCTGGAGAAAGTCCATTTTCACGTTTCCTCCGACAGAAAAGCATCGCCGGCTTCAGGATGCCAGCTGATTTCCACAGGCCCCCGGATTTTAAGGTCGGGCATCTCGGTGGCGGCGTTTACCACCAGCTCCTCGCTGTTTTCCAGCACAACAAAGTAGGCTGAGTGCTGCCCCTTGAAAATAATGTCCCGCAGGGTTCCTTTAAGGCGGTTGTCCCCCTCAGCGGGTGGGGCTTCAGCGGGCGCCTGAATGGAGATTCTTTCATGTTTTAAAAAGTAATCGCTGGTGTCTCCGACCCTACAGCCCGCATATGCGGGGATCTTGAGCTGAAGCCCTTTCCATTCAAGAACGGCGGTTCCGCTGTCGACGCTTTTGATTCGCCCGGTGATGTGGTTGGGCGATCCCAGAAAAGAGGCTACAAAGCGGGTCTTGGGGGCGTTGTACAGATCGAGTTTGGCGCCGACCTGTTCAAATTTGCCGTTGTGCATCACGGCCATACGGGAGCTCAGGGTCAGGGCTTCCTCTTGGTTGTGGGTCACATAAATGAAGGGTATCTCCAGCTCGGCCTGGAACCGTCGCATCTCAACCTCCATCTCTTTGCGCAGTTCCAAGTCCAGGTTTGCCAGCGGTTCGTCCAGCAGAAGGATGTCGGGGCGTGACACCAGGCCCCTGGCCAGGGCCACGCGCTGTTTCTGTCCGCCGGAAAGCTGATGCGGATAGCGGCCCGCAAAGCCGCCCATCCTCACCAGGGCAAGGACCCATTGAAGCTGTTCTTTTTGTTTGTCGTCGGGCATCCGCTGCATTTTAAGCGGGAATGTAATATTTTCGCCGACCGTCTTGTGTGGAAACAGCAGGAAATCCTGGAACACCATTCCGATGCCGCGGGCGTAAGGCGGAAGCCGGGTGACATCGCGTCCACCGATATGAATGGTGCCATTTCCCGGGGTTTCCAGACCTGCGACCACACGAAGCAGAGTGGTTTTTCCTGAACCGCTTGGCCCCAGCAGAGAAAAAAATTCACCTGTATCGACCTCGAGACTCACTTTGTCTACGGCTCGGACTTTATCGAAAGATTTTTCAACTTGAACGAGTTTTAAGGCGGGCTCAGTCATTTTGGTATCTCGTAGCTATTCCGTTCCGTTAGAATAAAAAAAACAACCAAGGAAAAATTGAGACGTGCACGAGCCGATCGGCTGTGCACGTCTTTCGGGGTTCATGCTGGCAATGGATCAGGCAG includes these proteins:
- a CDS encoding ABC transporter ATP-binding protein; the encoded protein is MTEPALKLVQVEKSFDKVRAVDKVSLEVDTGEFFSLLGPSGSGKTTLLRVVAGLETPGNGTIHIGGRDVTRLPPYARGIGMVFQDFLLFPHKTVGENITFPLKMQRMPDDKQKEQLQWVLALVRMGGFAGRYPHQLSGGQKQRVALARGLVSRPDILLLDEPLANLDLELRKEMEVEMRRFQAELEIPFIYVTHNQEEALTLSSRMAVMHNGKFEQVGAKLDLYNAPKTRFVASFLGSPNHITGRIKSVDSGTAVLEWKGLQLKIPAYAGCRVGDTSDYFLKHERISIQAPAEAPPAEGDNRLKGTLRDIIFKGQHSAYFVVLENSEELVVNAATEMPDLKIRGPVEISWHPEAGDAFLSEET